The Saccharicrinis carchari genomic sequence GATAATGCTAAGGGACAAACAGCACCTACCTAACAAAGGCATTGACGTAAGTTAGCCCTCAATACACTCAAGTAACTAATTCCCCCACTGCTTTGAACGATTATTTATTTCTGGCGGTAGGGGATTATTTATGGGTGATGATGACGCTTTTGTACCGAAATGGAGAATTCACCTCGCTGTTTAACAGCATCCATAAGCAACAGGCTCACTTACACCACGCTTATCCGAAGATAACATAAGGAGATAGTATTAATTTTATAAGGGTTTTACACACTGCAATGCATTTTTAAATCCTTATCAGAACCAGCCTAAGGAACTGGATCGTGCCCATGACCGCCCCATGGGTTACAGCTCAGAATACGCCTTATGGCCAAATAACTGCCTTTTATTGGGCCATATTTTTTGAGGGCCTGTATACTATAGGTGGAACAGGTAGGTGTATACCGACACGATGCGCCTAACATGGGTGAAAGCGTATATTGATATATTTTTATCGGTAGAATTAAAATAAATACAACAACTGCTTTTAACCACTCGAATAGCTTAATCAACAGATTCATCACCATCACTTTTTTGCTCCAATTGTTGACTCAATTTACGCAAAGATTTTATCATACCATTACATATTTTTTGGTACGGTAATTTTTCATTGGAAATATAAATCATAGCAAACGCAACTTGCTGACTGCTTTGGCGCTGTGTTTCTATAAATTGCATTCTATTCAGACGATATGCCTCGCTACACCTCCGTTTAATCAAATTACGATGGACTGCCCGTTTAAATCTTTTTTTAGATACACTAAACAATACCTGAGCTGGTACATCGTGGGGCAATTGGGTGGTCAAATAAATAACCCGGAACGGATAACTCACAAAAGCAGCCCCCTTAGTAAACAACGTTTCGATGAGTGTATGGCTGCACAATTTTTCATTTTTGGGGAATGTAAATGATTCTTGGGGCATTGCGCATTTTGTTAATAGGCGAAAAAAAGGGCATTTTGCAATGCCCTTTTCTTAAATATTATTATCCGCTAACTTACTTTTTAGCCTTGTTATGTTTTTTAATAAAAAGTTCCAATGCCATGGTCATAGATGGTGCCTGGGGCATAGGAGCTTGAATGTCGAGTCGATAGCCGGCTTCGGTAACCGCTTTGGCTGTTGCGGGCCCAAAGGACGCAATTTTGGTTTCTTTTTGATCCCAGTTAGGGAAATTTTGTAACAAACTGGCTATGCCCGAAGGGCTAAAAAACACCAAAATATCGTAATCGATATTCTTTATGTCACTCAAATCGCTGCTTACCGTTCTGTACAAGATGGCCTTTGAGTACTTTATCTTATTTTTTTCGAGCAAATCAGGAATTTCCTGTTTGTGAATGTCGGAAAGCGGTACCAGGTAATTCTCGTCTTTATGCTTTTTTACTACCTCTATTAAATCAGTAAATTTCCCTGTTGAATGAAAAATTTTTCTTTTTCGATAGACAATGTATTTTTGTAAATAATACGCCGTGGCTTCCGAAATACAAAAATACTTCATGGAGTCCGGTACTACTATCCTTAATTCTTCGGCAACCCTAAAATAATTGTCAATGGCCGTACGGCTGGTAAAAATTACTGCAGTATGGTCGAGCAAATTAACTTTTTGTGTACGAAATTCTTTTGTGGGTACACTCTCTACCTGAATAAACGGACGGAAGTCAATTTTTACATTACTTTTTTCTGCCAATTCAAAATAAGGAGACTTTTCTGTTGCGGGCTTTGGCTGAGAAACCAATATTCGTTTTATTTTCAAGATTCTGGTTATTAGTTTACTAAATTCCTAATGCATATTCACAATAATGCTATATGCAATCACAAAAGGTATTATTTCTAGCGCACAAAGATACAAAAACAAGTAAAACAATGACGATACATTTTTTAAAATTATTGAAAATCCACGAAGCAACTGCGTTATGTAAAGTAAGGCGAGCGTGGCTATACCTATATTAAATAGCATAGTCTGTGCACTTTCCCCAACATATGGGACGAATAATATGAGTGGTAAAACGGCCAGGCCAAAAATTTTATTGGTAAGGCTGCTGTAAAACATATATTCTTTGGTCTGTTCCTGTTGCTCAAACACAAAACCTACAAAACCATATAATATTCTTTTAATAAAGAGGAATAAGAATAGCAAAAGCATAAAAACCGGAATCAACAACATACCGTTGCCCCAGGCGAAGGAAAGCTTATTAAAATGGATGTATTCGTAAATAAACAGGGCAGAATTAAACAAAAACAAAGTGCTTAGCGAAAAACTGGCATTGCGAATCCGCAAGCTATCCGTTTTTAACATATTGCGAGCCCTCTGCAAAGAAAATACCGATAAAAATAATTCTTGCAAATATTTAAAATTGGTCAGACGAACAAAACCTGCTATAGCCACAGAAAGTATTAATAACCCCGTTAATACATCTTTCGAGTATTCTGTACTTTCAATGGATAGGCCATCGTGCTTTAAAGAGTCTGCTTGACGAGTGGTGCTAATTGACTTGGATTCTATTGTTGCAGATGAATCGCTGGTAAAACCCATCGTATCTTTTTGCAGAACGTGATAAGCCGTATCTTTTGTTAACCCACTTGCATTAGTCGCTGTGGTAT encodes the following:
- a CDS encoding uroporphyrinogen-III synthase, producing the protein MKIKRILVSQPKPATEKSPYFELAEKSNVKIDFRPFIQVESVPTKEFRTQKVNLLDHTAVIFTSRTAIDNYFRVAEELRIVVPDSMKYFCISEATAYYLQKYIVYRKRKIFHSTGKFTDLIEVVKKHKDENYLVPLSDIHKQEIPDLLEKNKIKYSKAILYRTVSSDLSDIKNIDYDILVFFSPSGIASLLQNFPNWDQKETKIASFGPATAKAVTEAGYRLDIQAPMPQAPSMTMALELFIKKHNKAKK
- a CDS encoding ribonuclease P protein component yields the protein MPQESFTFPKNEKLCSHTLIETLFTKGAAFVSYPFRVIYLTTQLPHDVPAQVLFSVSKKRFKRAVHRNLIKRRCSEAYRLNRMQFIETQRQSSQQVAFAMIYISNEKLPYQKICNGMIKSLRKLSQQLEQKSDGDESVD
- a CDS encoding DUF4271 domain-containing protein, with the protein product MDRTGLSVLTKQLILRQDSVKTIPQSISIKVPTVKRLEVEAPKPVLTIPDIPERFKKPETPVKVVKKVFVPSAEDSLQFNLKKSDSQQPGILNNTLVRDYLSQHSVAGEQQDSSVIVPAEQIVGMGLDKPVSDTTATNASGLTKDTAYHVLQKDTMGFTSDSSATIESKSISTTRQADSLKHDGLSIESTEYSKDVLTGLLILSVAIAGFVRLTNFKYLQELFLSVFSLQRARNMLKTDSLRIRNASFSLSTLFLFNSALFIYEYIHFNKLSFAWGNGMLLIPVFMLLLFLFLFIKRILYGFVGFVFEQQEQTKEYMFYSSLTNKIFGLAVLPLILFVPYVGESAQTMLFNIGIATLALLYITQLLRGFSIILKNVSSLFYLFLYLCALEIIPFVIAYSIIVNMH
- the yidD gene encoding membrane protein insertion efficiency factor YidD; translation: MVMNLLIKLFEWLKAVVVFILILPIKIYQYTLSPMLGASCRYTPTCSTYSIQALKKYGPIKGSYLAIRRILSCNPWGGHGHDPVP